Below is a genomic region from Deltaproteobacteria bacterium.
AATGGCACCAGAGTGGGCAACAAAAGGTTGGAGCCGTACCAGGGAGAGGTCCTCGACAATGGAGATCAAATCCACTTTGGCCCACTCATCAAGGTCACCTATCTGACGCCCGCAGGGTTCTATCAGTTCCTTCAGGAGCTGCTGCACAAGAATGCTCAACAGCGTCCATCCAGCGGCTAAGGGCCGCCAAGAGAGAAGCCAATAGCTTCTCTGATCTATGGTTATGACTGAAAAGGAGTAGAAAAATGTACGTCGGACGAAAAATGACTACTGAACTGATCACTGTCACCCCTGATACCCCCATAGTAAAAGCACGCGATCTGCTGAGAGACCACAACATCAAGCAGGTCCCAGTGGTGGACGACAAAGGAAATCTGGTGGGAATTCTTACGGACCGTGACATAAAGATGGCCTGGGCCTCCCCGGCCACTACTCTCAGCATATATGAACTTACATATGTTCTGCAAAAACTCACCGTAGAAAGCATCATGGTCAAAGAGGTCATCACCATCACTCCGGATGCCACTATTGAAAGAGCAGCAAAGATACTGCACGACAAGAAAATTGGCAGCCTGCCAGTTATGGAAGATAATAAACTGGTGGGCATCATCACCAGCACGGATCTGATGGAGGTACTGCTGGATGCTTTGGGAATAGAGGAAGAGAGTGGCCGTCTGGTGGTGCTGGTAAGAGACCGCGTTGGTGTTCTTGCTGACGTCTGCGGTTTGCTCAAGGAGCACAATATCAGCATCTGCAGTATGGT
It encodes:
- a CDS encoding CBS domain-containing protein, which gives rise to MYVGRKMTTELITVTPDTPIVKARDLLRDHNIKQVPVVDDKGNLVGILTDRDIKMAWASPATTLSIYELTYVLQKLTVESIMVKEVITITPDATIERAAKILHDKKIGSLPVMEDNKLVGIITSTDLMEVLLDALGIEEESGRLVVLVRDRVGVLADVCGLLKEHNISICSMVTVPLRQHPGIYQLVIRVSSAARDRTVQHLVAAGYKVLTEYKKDLTPYLPNS